In Asanoa sp. WMMD1127, one genomic interval encodes:
- the hisI gene encoding phosphoribosyl-AMP cyclohydrolase: protein MAVPDSGLDPAIAARLKRTGDGLVPAVVRRHDDGEVLMLAWMNDEALHRTLTTGRATYWSRSRQELWVKGETSGHTQHVKSAALDCDGDTILLTVEQVGPACHTGTPTCFFDELPVRA, encoded by the coding sequence GTGGCCGTACCAGATTCGGGTCTCGACCCGGCGATCGCCGCCCGCCTGAAGCGCACCGGGGACGGGCTCGTGCCCGCTGTCGTCCGCCGGCACGACGACGGCGAGGTGCTCATGCTCGCCTGGATGAACGACGAGGCGCTGCACCGCACCCTGACCACCGGCCGGGCGACCTACTGGTCCCGCAGCCGGCAGGAGCTCTGGGTCAAGGGCGAGACGTCCGGCCACACCCAGCACGTGAAGTCCGCCGCTCTCGACTGTGACGGCGACACGATCCTGCTCACCGTCGAACAGGTCGGCCCGGCCTGCCACACCGGCACGCCCACCTGCTTCTTCGACGAGCTGCCGGTGCGGGCATGA